The following proteins are encoded in a genomic region of Chloroflexota bacterium:
- a CDS encoding MFS transporter yields the protein MPLFVLAHFSHHLVTALPVPLLPYLRDAFALDYTRAGFIISAFGVVYGVCQLPAGWLADRFGSRILLTIGVVGVGATGLLIGMSPNYTVLLAGLVLMAILGGSYHPASKT from the coding sequence ATGCCCCTATTTGTACTGGCACACTTTTCCCACCACCTGGTGACTGCGCTGCCGGTGCCACTCCTGCCCTATCTTCGTGACGCATTCGCCTTGGATTACACCCGCGCCGGATTCATCATTTCGGCTTTCGGTGTGGTTTACGGTGTCTGCCAGCTACCGGCGGGATGGCTCGCCGACCGCTTCGGGTCTCGTATCCTGCTCACCATCGGTGTCGTCGGCGTGGGCGCAACCGGCTTATTAATTGGTATGTCGCCAAACTATACAGTCTTACTCGCTGGCCTGGTGCTGATGGCCATACTGGGAGGTAGTTACCATCCCGCCTCCAAAACTG
- a CDS encoding tetratricopeptide repeat protein, translated as MYRGHIIPLVALLLLVVGILAGCGGPAKGSAEWHADQGYKLFNQGNYDEAIKECTEAIELAPDFSEAYSNRGIAYVQKGELDQAIADFDKAIELDPELAKVYNDRGYAYYLKGEVAKAVSDFEKCIELSNDPRLVAKAQQLLDELR; from the coding sequence ATGTATCGAGGTCACATTATTCCTCTAGTTGCATTACTCTTGCTAGTCGTTGGTATCCTTGCGGGCTGCGGAGGTCCAGCTAAAGGTAGCGCTGAGTGGCATGCTGACCAGGGCTACAAGCTGTTCAATCAGGGTAACTATGATGAGGCGATAAAAGAGTGCACCGAGGCCATTGAACTCGCCCCCGACTTCTCCGAGGCCTACAGTAACCGGGGCATTGCCTACGTCCAGAAAGGTGAGCTTGACCAAGCCATCGCTGATTTCGATAAGGCCATTGAGCTAGACCCGGAACTTGCCAAGGTTTACAACGATCGAGGATATGCCTACTATTTGAAAGGTGAAGTGGCCAAGGCGGTAAGTGACTTTGAGAAGTGCATTGAGTTATCAAATGACCCTAGACTCGTTGCCAAGGCACAGCAGTTGCTAGATGAGCTAAGGTAA